Proteins encoded together in one Amphritea japonica ATCC BAA-1530 window:
- a CDS encoding phospholipase D-like domain-containing protein, with product MTAETTECKQVTTEAQLKATTAPKWLLCPETDKNVIYPHRENIEITPLINGKEAFGALEEAIKNATDSIDIICWGFDPSLRLSGPKGEERYGELLERKAKEGVQIRVMIWYSKIADISPMFKDESLPDFDRRTGGDLRKERFEKNSLNTEANSAELKELREYQQAYQSAVDDWRNQDLSTVDEPFWKSREYKADPRQWKLDKLKTRMEQKKSEFEERYNQAYTRYNGTPFLQQGDRVFNEDWYLRAQHGRIANLTFTTRDIKDFASVADMTDDSEMPFASKKQKIAGLAFPTHHQKMVLVDYSRPSQAVGFVMGHNMQKNYYDDDQHAFNSSVRYPGFRPWQDISTRARGSVLVDLNDNFSHAWDKEIPYDSWRNRDSQIDESRELMSPQQFRDAVEFKSGFRCSVAQICRTEEDFQDRSIRKAYERALNNTTDFVYSENQYFRYTPFAERLKKQALKRKQKGAKDLYWFVITNKPNSGGEGTNTYAMLQALGHEERLPRLVKDQRQQLIELEARRARYKKFLAQEGSRGPYYDYLLGNQTARVKEELPRVEKEIAELREHYPEAVAELEKKNQQVIKNELDVDDPQQAFELQNSDGLKVHIATLTSCTGSTAEPNLYTQIYVHSKLLLVDDDYFLLGSANINKRSMEIDTELAIATPTPSLASHCRNRLWQIHAKRVKKDSLGNYDYWDKLMTGNWRAQYLGRPLKGTLTHFYDPDCQVAAAND from the coding sequence ATGACCGCCGAAACGACAGAATGCAAACAGGTAACCACCGAAGCCCAGTTGAAAGCGACTACTGCGCCCAAGTGGCTACTTTGCCCGGAAACAGACAAGAATGTTATCTACCCCCATCGAGAAAATATAGAGATTACCCCTCTGATTAACGGCAAAGAGGCCTTTGGCGCACTTGAAGAAGCGATTAAGAATGCCACTGACAGCATCGATATTATCTGCTGGGGGTTTGATCCGTCGCTGCGTTTGTCGGGACCTAAAGGAGAAGAAAGGTACGGTGAGCTGTTGGAGAGGAAGGCTAAAGAAGGAGTTCAGATTAGGGTAATGATTTGGTACAGCAAGATTGCCGATATATCCCCTATGTTCAAAGATGAAAGCTTACCTGACTTTGATAGACGGACTGGCGGAGATTTAAGAAAAGAGCGCTTTGAAAAAAATAGCCTTAATACTGAGGCGAACTCTGCTGAACTAAAAGAGCTTCGAGAGTATCAACAAGCGTATCAGAGTGCAGTTGATGACTGGAGAAATCAGGATTTATCAACAGTAGATGAGCCTTTTTGGAAAAGCCGTGAATACAAGGCTGATCCTCGCCAATGGAAGCTGGACAAGCTGAAAACACGAATGGAGCAAAAAAAGTCAGAATTTGAGGAACGGTATAATCAGGCGTATACCCGCTACAATGGAACACCGTTCCTGCAACAAGGCGATCGGGTATTTAACGAAGATTGGTATCTACGTGCTCAGCATGGGCGTATTGCAAATCTTACGTTTACTACAAGAGATATCAAAGATTTTGCCTCCGTTGCAGATATGACGGATGACTCTGAAATGCCCTTTGCTTCTAAAAAGCAAAAAATAGCAGGTCTGGCATTTCCAACGCATCACCAGAAAATGGTGCTGGTTGATTACTCCCGGCCGTCACAGGCTGTTGGCTTTGTAATGGGACATAACATGCAGAAAAACTATTATGACGATGATCAGCACGCGTTTAATAGTTCTGTTCGATATCCGGGGTTTCGTCCCTGGCAGGATATCTCTACCCGTGCAAGGGGGAGCGTGCTGGTTGATCTGAATGATAACTTCAGCCATGCCTGGGATAAGGAGATTCCTTATGACTCCTGGCGAAATCGAGATTCTCAGATAGACGAAAGCCGGGAATTGATGTCCCCCCAACAATTCAGAGATGCGGTTGAATTTAAGAGTGGTTTTCGTTGTTCGGTTGCCCAGATATGCCGAACGGAAGAAGACTTTCAGGATCGATCGATCCGAAAGGCTTATGAACGAGCGTTGAATAATACGACTGACTTCGTTTACAGCGAAAATCAGTACTTTCGCTATACCCCCTTTGCTGAACGGCTGAAAAAACAAGCGTTAAAACGTAAACAAAAAGGCGCAAAAGACCTCTATTGGTTTGTGATAACAAATAAGCCCAACAGCGGAGGAGAGGGAACCAATACCTATGCGATGCTGCAGGCGTTGGGGCATGAAGAACGCTTGCCTCGGTTGGTTAAAGATCAGCGGCAGCAGCTTATAGAGCTGGAAGCCCGCCGAGCGCGCTATAAAAAGTTCCTTGCACAAGAGGGTAGTCGAGGCCCCTATTACGATTATCTCCTTGGCAATCAAACCGCTCGGGTAAAGGAAGAGTTGCCCAGGGTTGAGAAGGAAATTGCAGAGCTGCGTGAACATTATCCAGAGGCTGTGGCAGAGCTAGAAAAGAAAAATCAGCAAGTTATTAAAAACGAACTGGATGTGGATGATCCGCAACAGGCCTTTGAACTGCAGAACAGTGATGGCTTGAAAGTTCATATCGCAACCCTTACCAGTTGTACCGGTAGTACTGCCGAGCCCAATCTCTATACCCAGATCTATGTCCACAGTAAATTGCTACTGGTTGATGATGACTACTTTCTGCTGGGCTCCGCCAATATCAATAAGCGCAGTATGGAGATCGATACCGAACTAGCCATTGCCACCCCAACTCCTTCGCTGGCCAGTCACTGCCGTAATCGACTTTGGCAGATACATGCGAAGAGAGTAAAGAAAGATTCGTTGGGTAATTATGACTATTGGGACAAATTAATGACAGGTAATTGGCGCGCTCAATATCTAGGGAGACCGTTAAAAGGTACGTTAACCCATTTTTATGATCCGGACTGTCAGGTGGCCGCCGCCAATGATTAA
- a CDS encoding tetratricopeptide repeat protein encodes MINLKPLIVSVLALLISGCNNEPQGQVTMKEEITPFICAIEKDHLPETDPELEKQYQEIRAYEKKQIPNKDEVNITNQYQLLADQGHWKAASQLATRNLYGKGTEQSYFKAVEWFQWMADRDIPLGYYNLAVMAEKGLALKQDKEGAWKYFHKAAQLGSPQAQYRLAEIYIYPKRDEKTGLPYHRCAAKQGYRDSWDALASYTEIAERNYPKALYYYQAAAALGRRQSMQTLEGVFRDGDFGYEINEALADSYDEKYYRLRKKPDLKFPNLNELAPLPPHPEQGLYNPETDRNEMPE; translated from the coding sequence ATGATTAATTTAAAACCGCTTATCGTTAGTGTATTAGCCCTACTGATCAGCGGCTGTAATAACGAACCACAGGGACAGGTGACGATGAAAGAAGAGATAACCCCATTTATCTGTGCAATTGAAAAGGATCATCTACCCGAGACAGACCCGGAGCTGGAAAAGCAGTATCAAGAGATTCGTGCCTATGAGAAAAAACAGATACCTAATAAAGATGAGGTGAATATCACCAATCAGTATCAGTTATTAGCCGATCAGGGTCACTGGAAAGCGGCTAGTCAGTTAGCGACTCGTAATCTGTATGGCAAAGGAACTGAACAGAGCTATTTTAAGGCAGTTGAGTGGTTTCAGTGGATGGCGGACCGGGATATCCCTTTAGGCTATTACAACCTGGCCGTCATGGCAGAAAAAGGTTTGGCTCTGAAGCAAGATAAAGAGGGTGCCTGGAAGTATTTTCATAAGGCTGCACAGCTGGGTAGTCCTCAAGCGCAGTACCGTTTGGCCGAGATATATATATATCCAAAGAGAGATGAAAAAACTGGATTGCCTTATCATCGCTGTGCTGCGAAGCAAGGTTATCGGGACTCATGGGATGCTTTGGCTTCCTATACAGAAATTGCAGAAAGAAACTATCCTAAAGCCCTTTATTACTACCAGGCGGCGGCGGCGTTAGGCCGAAGACAGAGTATGCAAACTCTTGAAGGAGTCTTTCGTGACGGTGATTTTGGATATGAGATTAATGAAGCTTTAGCTGATAGTTATGATGAAAAATATTATCGTTTACGGAAAAAACCCGACCTGAAATTCCCTAACCTGAATGAATTAGCCCCGTTGCCTCCCCACCCTGAACAGGGTTTGTATAACCCAGAAACCGATCGAAACGAGATGCCTGAGTAA
- a CDS encoding tetratricopeptide repeat protein, giving the protein MTNKSNPKIEPFVCAFEKDNLPEIDPELEKQYREIRAYEKKQIPNKDEVNITNQYQLLADQGHWKAASQLATRYLYGKGAEQSYFKAVEWFQWMADKDIPLGYYNLAVMAEKGLALKQDKEGAWKYYHRAAQLGNPQSQYRLGEIYLYKRKDDSEGISYHKCALAQGYRESGHALGDFGLIEGNSSKALYYYQAAALGRTGSMLTLEGVFRDGDFGYEVNEARAVQYDKLYDRLKKNPDLKFPNLSEMLPLPPHPEQGLYNPETDRNEMPE; this is encoded by the coding sequence ATGACGAATAAGAGTAACCCTAAGATAGAGCCTTTTGTTTGTGCTTTTGAAAAAGATAACCTGCCTGAAATCGATCCTGAACTGGAAAAGCAATATCGAGAGATTCGGGCTTATGAGAAAAAACAGATACCCAATAAAGATGAAGTGAATATCACCAATCAGTATCAGTTATTAGCCGATCAGGGTCACTGGAAAGCGGCCAGCCAGTTAGCTACTCGTTATTTGTATGGTAAAGGGGCAGAACAAAGCTATTTTAAAGCAGTAGAGTGGTTTCAGTGGATGGCCGATAAAGATATTCCGTTGGGCTATTACAACCTGGCAGTTATGGCCGAAAAAGGGCTGGCGTTGAAACAGGATAAAGAAGGTGCCTGGAAGTATTATCATCGGGCGGCGCAGTTGGGTAACCCTCAGTCGCAATATCGATTAGGTGAGATATACCTTTACAAACGTAAAGACGATTCTGAAGGTATTTCATATCATAAATGTGCTTTGGCACAGGGATATAGAGAGTCTGGTCATGCTCTAGGTGATTTTGGCTTAATTGAAGGAAATTCCTCAAAGGCCCTCTATTACTACCAGGCGGCGGCGTTAGGCCGTACAGGAAGTATGCTCACTCTTGAGGGGGTCTTTCGTGATGGGGATTTCGGCTATGAAGTAAATGAAGCTCGAGCTGTGCAATATGACAAACTCTATGATCGTTTGAAAAAAAATCCTGATCTGAAATTTCCGAACTTAAGTGAAATGCTGCCTCTCCCCCCCCACCCAGAGCAAGGTTTGTATAACCCAGAAACCGATCGAAACGAGATGCCCGAGTAA
- a CDS encoding tetratricopeptide repeat protein, giving the protein MDLRLTARELKTGLLVILLLTGAPAMAFDFECAREADYLPPLDKDADELFMQARRAEVKPGKKDHENISGLYQLAADKGHWKAMHNLSRRYLKGKGVPVDSGKALDLTEKLIEMNVPIGYYNMAVLLERGRGVHQDTEAAWQYLHKAASMGESNALVRLGKYYGYDLPREKQEDEKAAVYYECAAQQYSTLGLHEYASWLQVVDDNYPKATYYYLLAAGGGDKSAALFISGVFLDGELGYEKDEEFGNKLYSVRARLKKDALYKLPNIAERYPLPYHPTLGRYNPETDQNEMPE; this is encoded by the coding sequence ATGGATCTAAGATTAACAGCAAGGGAACTGAAAACAGGGTTGCTGGTTATTTTGTTATTAACCGGAGCCCCTGCGATGGCCTTTGACTTTGAATGCGCCCGAGAGGCGGACTATCTGCCGCCGCTGGATAAGGACGCCGATGAGCTGTTTATGCAAGCCCGGCGTGCGGAAGTAAAACCGGGTAAAAAAGATCATGAGAATATCAGTGGTCTGTATCAATTGGCCGCTGATAAAGGCCACTGGAAAGCGATGCATAACTTGAGCCGTCGTTATCTTAAAGGCAAAGGTGTACCGGTAGACAGCGGTAAAGCGCTGGATCTGACCGAAAAACTGATCGAGATGAATGTCCCTATTGGCTATTACAATATGGCAGTGTTATTAGAGCGAGGGCGGGGTGTACATCAGGACACCGAAGCGGCCTGGCAATATCTGCATAAGGCGGCATCCATGGGAGAGTCTAATGCTCTGGTGAGACTTGGAAAATATTATGGTTATGACTTGCCAAGAGAAAAGCAGGAAGACGAAAAAGCAGCAGTCTATTATGAGTGTGCAGCACAACAGTACAGTACGCTGGGCCTACATGAATACGCATCTTGGCTACAGGTTGTAGATGATAATTACCCCAAAGCCACCTACTACTATTTGCTGGCTGCTGGGGGCGGGGATAAGAGTGCTGCTTTGTTTATTAGTGGTGTGTTTCTTGATGGTGAACTTGGATATGAAAAAGATGAAGAGTTTGGGAATAAGTTGTATTCAGTTAGAGCTCGATTAAAAAAAGATGCTCTCTATAAACTTCCCAACATCGCCGAACGTTATCCACTGCCTTATCATCCCACACTGGGTCGCTACAACCCCGAAACCGACCAGAACGAGATGCCCGAGTAG
- a CDS encoding tetratricopeptide repeat protein codes for MTEKSTPKIEPFVCAFEKDHLPDVDPELEKQYQEIRAYEKKQIPNKDEVNITNRYQLLADQGHWKAGSQLAVRYLNGRGVEQSYFKALEWFQWMADRDIPLGYYNLAVLAEKGLALKEDKEGAWQYYHRAAQLGNPQSQYRLGEIYLHQRKDFEQGETFHRCAMKQGYAESADALGDVGLIQDNYPKAIYYYQAALGRRSSMLTLHQTFREGSFGYSKDEFLANQYDQYYDRLKKNPDLKFPNLNELAPLPPHPEQGLYNPETGQNEMPE; via the coding sequence ATGACAGAAAAGAGTACCCCCAAGATAGAACCCTTTGTTTGCGCTTTTGAAAAAGATCATTTGCCTGATGTCGATCCAGAGTTGGAAAAACAGTATCAGGAGATCAGAGCTTATGAGAAAAAACAGATACCCAATAAAGATGAAGTGAATATCACCAATCGGTATCAACTATTAGCGGATCAGGGCCACTGGAAAGCTGGCAGTCAGTTAGCCGTGCGTTACCTTAATGGACGTGGTGTAGAACAGAGTTACTTTAAAGCGCTGGAGTGGTTTCAGTGGATGGCAGACCGGGATATCCCTCTGGGTTACTACAATTTGGCTGTTCTGGCAGAAAAAGGGCTGGCGCTGAAAGAGGATAAAGAGGGGGCCTGGCAGTATTACCATAGAGCCGCTCAGCTGGGTAATCCTCAGTCCCAGTACCGATTAGGAGAAATTTATCTACATCAGCGTAAAGATTTCGAACAGGGTGAAACCTTTCATCGTTGTGCAATGAAACAAGGCTATGCTGAATCAGCAGATGCTTTAGGTGATGTAGGCTTGATACAGGATAATTATCCTAAAGCCATCTATTACTATCAGGCGGCGTTAGGTCGTAGGAGTAGTATGTTGACTTTACACCAAACTTTTCGAGAAGGATCTTTTGGTTATTCAAAAGATGAGTTCTTGGCTAATCAATATGATCAGTATTATGATCGCTTGAAAAAAAATCCCGACCTGAAATTCCCAAACCTTAATGAATTAGCACCATTGCCTCCCCACCCGGAACAAGGGCTGTATAACCCTGAAACCGGTCAGAACGAGATGCCCGAGTAA
- a CDS encoding dual specificity protein phosphatase family protein, with product MCRTITAPILYSVLLLILSSITHADGRLRPKMWATPVIGTELNNIYRVDEHLYRSEQPDDEAFPQLAAFGIKAILNLREFHTDEDEAGKTELKLHQLKLRTGKVTENQLIEALRVIKNSKNPILVHCWHGSDRTGTVVAAYRIIEQNWSKEQALDEMINGGYGYHASIFPNLVELINGLDVKRVRAALTN from the coding sequence ATGTGCCGCACTATCACTGCCCCCATTTTATACAGCGTTCTGTTACTCATTCTCAGCTCTATAACCCATGCAGATGGCCGGCTTCGTCCAAAGATGTGGGCCACACCTGTCATTGGCACTGAACTAAATAATATTTATCGCGTTGATGAACACCTCTACCGCTCAGAACAACCCGACGATGAAGCTTTCCCTCAACTAGCTGCGTTTGGTATTAAAGCGATATTAAACCTAAGAGAATTTCATACCGACGAAGATGAAGCAGGCAAGACAGAACTCAAACTCCACCAACTGAAGTTGCGCACTGGAAAGGTCACAGAAAATCAGTTGATTGAAGCATTGCGAGTTATTAAAAACAGTAAAAACCCAATACTAGTACATTGTTGGCATGGTTCAGACCGTACCGGCACCGTCGTCGCCGCTTATCGCATCATCGAACAGAACTGGAGTAAAGAGCAGGCACTGGACGAAATGATCAACGGAGGTTACGGCTATCACGCATCGATCTTTCCGAATTTGGTTGAGCTAATTAATGGGCTGGATGTAAAGAGGGTAAGAGCCGCATTAACGAATTAA
- a CDS encoding SulP family inorganic anion transporter — MSGAIDYLPLTRWFKHYHRDDFASDLVAGIVVGILLIPQGMAYAFLAGLPPQYGLYCAIVPLFIYALLGSSRSLAVGPVAITSLMVGSTIADTSASGLADPATIAVNLSLLVGLIMLILRALQLGSIVNFMSHSVISGFTSAAALLIAVSQLRHLTGIDIPNGGFITDSFGYILTHISELNSVTLLLGILGVLTLWIVKEKLVVLLKNTSLPHWLVQPICRAGPMFAMIIGITLVAMFGLNQNQHVAIVGAIPEGLPSISTFNIDLALWQTLMTPALLIALIGFLESVSVGTTLASRDRERIEPNKELIALGAANLGAAFSGTYPVAGGFGRSMVNYASGARTTIASVISALMVALTVSFFTPLFFYLPKAILGAVIIMAVLPLINIRAFTDSWKFNKADALTLLSTFVFVLVLGVELGILSGIAISFLLLLYRSSQPHIAIVGRVGNSPHFRNIDRHEVTTDKHILAIRVDESLYFANTRFVEDFIRTQCTCHREVTHVVILCNAVNFIDASALESLENLTAQLASEGITLHLAEVKGPVMDKLKDTHFLQQLSPGQVFFTADDAMCALEKRSARI; from the coding sequence ATGTCCGGCGCTATCGATTACCTGCCTCTTACCCGGTGGTTTAAACACTACCACCGGGACGATTTTGCCAGCGATCTGGTGGCAGGCATCGTGGTCGGTATCTTACTGATCCCTCAGGGAATGGCCTACGCCTTTCTCGCAGGACTTCCTCCACAATACGGTCTGTATTGCGCCATCGTTCCCCTGTTTATATACGCCTTGCTTGGCTCCAGCCGTAGCCTGGCCGTAGGCCCGGTCGCCATCACCTCGCTGATGGTAGGCTCAACCATTGCAGACACCAGCGCCAGCGGCCTGGCTGATCCAGCCACCATTGCGGTCAACCTTTCACTGCTGGTCGGCTTAATTATGTTAATACTACGTGCATTGCAGCTGGGCTCTATCGTCAATTTTATGAGCCACTCGGTTATCTCTGGTTTTACCAGTGCTGCCGCGCTGTTAATAGCCGTCAGTCAGCTTCGCCATCTAACCGGCATAGACATTCCTAACGGTGGTTTTATTACCGATTCCTTTGGCTATATTCTCACCCATATTAGCGAACTCAATAGCGTCACGTTACTACTCGGCATACTGGGCGTATTGACTCTCTGGATAGTAAAAGAAAAGCTAGTCGTACTACTCAAAAACACCTCACTCCCTCACTGGCTGGTTCAACCGATCTGTAGAGCCGGCCCGATGTTTGCCATGATTATCGGCATCACTCTGGTTGCGATGTTTGGGCTGAACCAAAACCAGCACGTTGCTATCGTTGGCGCTATTCCTGAAGGCCTGCCCTCGATCAGCACCTTTAACATTGACTTAGCGCTCTGGCAGACGCTCATGACTCCGGCCCTGCTGATCGCCTTGATCGGTTTTCTCGAAAGCGTCTCCGTTGGTACTACGCTGGCCAGCCGGGACAGGGAACGCATCGAACCCAACAAAGAACTGATCGCTCTGGGCGCCGCCAACCTGGGCGCCGCCTTTAGCGGCACTTATCCGGTAGCCGGCGGGTTTGGCCGATCGATGGTAAATTATGCTTCCGGCGCCAGAACCACTATCGCATCGGTTATTTCAGCCCTTATGGTCGCCCTGACCGTCAGCTTTTTCACCCCACTGTTCTTCTATCTGCCGAAAGCAATTCTAGGGGCTGTGATTATTATGGCCGTCCTGCCACTGATCAATATCCGCGCATTTACAGACAGCTGGAAATTCAATAAAGCCGACGCCCTGACACTGCTAAGTACCTTTGTTTTCGTTCTGGTACTAGGGGTAGAGTTAGGCATCCTCAGCGGTATCGCAATCTCATTTCTATTATTACTTTACCGCAGCAGCCAACCCCATATCGCCATTGTCGGGCGTGTCGGCAACAGCCCGCATTTTCGTAATATCGACCGTCACGAAGTCACCACAGACAAACATATTCTGGCGATTCGGGTGGACGAGAGCCTGTATTTCGCCAATACCCGCTTTGTCGAAGATTTCATTCGCACCCAATGCACCTGCCACAGAGAAGTTACCCATGTCGTTATACTTTGCAACGCAGTAAACTTTATCGATGCCAGCGCTCTTGAAAGTCTGGAAAATCTAACAGCACAATTAGCCTCAGAAGGTATAACCCTTCACCTTGCAGAGGTTAAAGGCCCGGTCATGGATAAGCTTAAAGACACACACTTTCTGCAACAGCTAAGCCCGGGGCAGGTCTTCTTTACCGCTGATGATGCGATGTGTGCATTAGAAAAAAGATCAGCGAGGATATAA
- a CDS encoding NUDIX domain-containing protein yields the protein MATWKPTFTSTDIEITQQEKLWDGFFKINRLHIRHALFEGGEVEVIREQFRRDDAVCVLLFDPVKDAIVLVEQFRVGAINKADSPWLLELVAGIVEPGETPEDVARREAVEEAGADISDIVPITRYMPSAGGSDEYIELLCARVDSDGVGGVHGLAHEGEDILVHVLPFAEVCEMVANSTIDNAATIIAVQWLQLNKQKLLQRWGCL from the coding sequence ATGGCAACCTGGAAACCAACATTTACGTCGACGGATATAGAGATCACTCAACAGGAAAAACTCTGGGATGGTTTCTTTAAGATCAACAGACTGCATATTCGTCACGCGCTGTTTGAAGGGGGCGAGGTTGAGGTGATCCGAGAGCAGTTTCGACGTGATGATGCGGTGTGTGTCTTGCTGTTTGACCCTGTCAAAGATGCCATTGTCCTGGTTGAACAGTTCCGGGTAGGAGCGATAAACAAGGCAGATTCACCCTGGTTGCTAGAGCTGGTGGCGGGCATTGTTGAGCCAGGGGAAACGCCTGAAGATGTTGCCCGGCGAGAGGCAGTGGAAGAAGCGGGTGCTGATATCTCCGATATAGTGCCAATTACCCGTTATATGCCCAGTGCCGGCGGGAGTGATGAGTATATCGAATTGCTTTGTGCCAGAGTGGATAGCGATGGTGTGGGCGGCGTGCATGGGCTGGCTCATGAGGGCGAAGATATTCTGGTGCATGTGCTACCCTTTGCTGAGGTCTGCGAGATGGTGGCCAACAGCACTATCGATAATGCGGCGACTATTATTGCGGTACAATGGTTACAACTGAACAAGCAGAAACTCCTGCAACGCTGGGGTTGTCTGTAG
- a CDS encoding DUF1249 domain-containing protein, which produces MKKRYIPDLVKQMADCEANYLRLMRLMPDLEQCDERAFEVHWHEQQSRVRLQVEERFTYTTTVLVSQSFDHSWLEAPSLVVRIYHDARVAEVICLKSRRQFRGVYSYPNDRMHQKDEKAQLNQYLGEWLSHCLTHGQATEPVFSYS; this is translated from the coding sequence ATGAAAAAACGTTATATCCCTGACCTGGTAAAGCAGATGGCTGATTGTGAAGCTAACTATCTGCGACTGATGCGGCTGATGCCGGATCTTGAACAGTGCGATGAGCGCGCGTTCGAGGTTCACTGGCATGAACAGCAGAGCCGGGTACGTCTGCAGGTTGAGGAGCGTTTTACCTATACCACGACCGTACTGGTGTCCCAGAGTTTCGATCACAGCTGGCTTGAAGCCCCGAGTCTTGTGGTTCGCATCTATCATGATGCCCGGGTGGCTGAAGTTATCTGCCTGAAGAGTCGTCGTCAGTTCAGAGGGGTATACAGTTACCCGAATGACCGGATGCACCAGAAGGATGAAAAAGCGCAGTTGAATCAATACCTGGGTGAATGGCTTAGCCACTGCCTCACTCACGGCCAGGCGACAGAGCCTGTTTTTAGTTATTCATGA